Proteins encoded by one window of Bradyrhizobium sp. B097:
- a CDS encoding TldD/PmbA family protein, with product MNSSPSASRHGDTSDLFDQSGLSDLAQRLVEAAKRAGADAADAIAVRGVSQGVEVRDGRVEETERSEGDDVGLRVFVGQRQAVVSTNDVSGDGVAKLAERAVAMARVAPDDKYVGLADPSLHAHDFPDLDLLDRTVPTTAELEQRAIEAEAAALAVKGVTKSGGASASTGIGGMVLVTSTGFHGSYLRSSHGISTTAISGEGTGMERDYDFTSAPHASDLDSPTAVGRKAGERAVARGNPRKVETCKVPVVFDPRVAGSIVGHVVGAINGASIARKTSFLKDKLGEQLFSRDIRIIDDPLRVRGLRSQTFDAEGVKVRKIALIDEGVLTTWVLDSATARELGLVTTGHAHRGVSSSPSPGTYNLHLEPGAVTPKELISDIKQGFYVTDLIGSGVNGVTGDYSRGASGFWIENGEITYPVSEVTIAGHLLPMFKSLVAANDLEFRYGVNSPTLRIEGLTLGGR from the coding sequence GTGAACTCTTCACCATCTGCATCGCGACACGGCGATACCTCCGATCTGTTCGACCAGTCCGGCCTGAGCGACCTCGCGCAGCGTCTGGTCGAAGCCGCAAAGCGCGCCGGCGCCGATGCGGCCGACGCCATCGCGGTGCGCGGCGTCTCGCAAGGCGTCGAAGTCCGCGACGGCCGCGTCGAGGAAACCGAGCGCTCCGAGGGCGATGATGTCGGACTTCGGGTGTTCGTCGGCCAGCGCCAGGCGGTGGTGTCGACCAACGACGTCAGCGGCGACGGGGTTGCAAAGCTCGCCGAGCGCGCGGTCGCGATGGCGCGCGTGGCGCCCGACGACAAATATGTCGGTCTGGCCGATCCCTCGCTCCATGCGCATGATTTCCCCGATCTCGATCTGCTCGACCGCACCGTCCCAACCACGGCCGAGCTCGAGCAGCGTGCCATCGAAGCGGAGGCCGCGGCACTCGCGGTCAAGGGCGTCACCAAGTCCGGCGGTGCGTCGGCCTCGACTGGGATCGGCGGCATGGTGCTGGTGACGTCGACCGGCTTCCACGGTTCTTATCTTCGTTCCAGCCACGGCATCTCGACGACGGCGATTTCCGGTGAGGGCACCGGCATGGAGCGCGACTATGATTTCACCAGCGCGCCGCATGCGTCCGATCTCGATTCACCCACGGCCGTTGGCCGCAAGGCCGGCGAGCGCGCGGTGGCGCGGGGAAATCCGCGCAAGGTCGAGACCTGCAAGGTGCCTGTGGTGTTCGATCCGCGGGTTGCGGGCTCGATCGTCGGCCATGTCGTCGGCGCCATCAATGGCGCCTCGATCGCGCGCAAGACCAGCTTCCTGAAGGACAAGCTCGGCGAGCAGCTGTTCTCCAGGGATATCCGCATCATCGACGATCCCTTGCGCGTGCGCGGCCTGCGCTCGCAGACCTTCGACGCCGAGGGCGTCAAGGTGAGGAAGATCGCGCTGATCGACGAAGGCGTGCTGACCACCTGGGTGCTGGACTCCGCGACCGCGCGCGAGCTCGGCCTGGTCACGACCGGGCATGCGCATCGCGGCGTGTCGTCCTCGCCGTCGCCCGGAACGTATAATCTGCATCTCGAGCCGGGTGCGGTGACGCCGAAGGAGCTGATCTCCGACATCAAGCAGGGCTTCTATGTCACCGACCTGATCGGCTCCGGCGTCAACGGCGTGACCGGCGATTACAGCCGCGGCGCGTCCGGCTTCTGGATCGAGAATGGCGAGATCACCTATCCGGTCAGCGAAGTGACCATCGCCGGACACCTGCTGCCGATGTTCAAGTCGCTGGTTGCCGCCAACGATCTGGAATTCCGCTACGGCGTCAATTCACCAACGCTGCGCATCGAGGGGCTGACGCTTGGCGGACGCTGA